Below is a window of Mercenaria mercenaria strain notata unplaced genomic scaffold, MADL_Memer_1 contig_2842, whole genome shotgun sequence DNA.
AGTTACAGATTTCATTACTCTGACACTGTAATATTAGTATCCACAGCGAAATCCAAGCACCCTTGTCACGTAGATAATTCGTGACAAACACTTTTAGTGTGATGGACAAAATGaataattgagctgcaccatgagaaaagcaacatagtgcatctgcgaccagcatggatccggaccagcctgcgcattcgcgcagtctggtctggatccatactgttcattaaaggtttctctacttgcaataggctttgaaagcgaacagcatggatcctgaccagactgctcatccgcgcagtccgcgcagtctggtcaggatccatgctgtttgcaaatccactatgttggttttctcatggtgcagttCAATTATTCATTTTGCCCATCACACTAAATGCTGGttgcaaatccactatgttggttttctcatggtgcggctcaatcaTTATTTCATATTACCATCGTTACGACTGGCATGTTTCGACAATCTAATGTAGCTCATTGGTTCAGGATTCATAGGAGTCACGCCTGTCTTTTATGAATGCCAATATATCAATGCGTTACTTAGCCGAATAAACATTCATACACTAGCACGAGAAACAAAAAGTACTATTCAATGCCAGAGATTGCACATTTTGTCTCCGTTTAAACTGACTGACAGTCAGGTAGGTAAACATTTTAactatttagttttatttagtCTGCTAAAAAGGTTGTTATgctagttgttttatttttttaactatcATAGCAGATTATCTAAAATCGGATCCATTTCGGTGTGCCTGTTGCTTTCGGATTAAAATTTCTTCGCACATTTCTCAATTTCATTATGtcaattttattgtatttatatagCACGCCAAACTCAGAACTGTACTATAAGAAACAAATTATATTTACCTGTTAACTTGCAAAACCTTCCTTATAACTGTTAGCTAGGAAAACATGTAAAGAACACCTAaaagtcaattcataaccgaaatatggaaaatccattcattcaaaatattcttctcaggcttcatgaactatctttaaaaaagtttatcatattttgttggattcctagtcatgttggtcttcatggaaacgaggatgctgatattgcagcaaagaaatcccttttattatcacaatctaatttgaaattaccacataccgattttaggcccaatataaacaaatacattttatttaaatggcaatcgtcatggaaccgtgcttcattcaataaacctactctaggggaatggcaccaagggaacagatcagttcgcagggaggaagttgttctttctcgctgtcgaataggtcatacccgtttgactcatgcacctgtcaatattttgcccgcccgggggagcggcgggcatacacgggactttagacagaagaccattcccgacaggcgggaatttgacaaacatttgatgtaccaaccaggctctagggtgggatttagacaaaaaaggttgtccctagggtggggatttagacaacaaaatttttgaaatgtcaaattcccccgggtcggcccgccgcccccctgggcgggcaaaatattgacaggtgcatcactcttaccttttgaataaagaagatcaacccgaatgtgtaccatgtcaaacaccgctaactattaaacacattttaatcgactgtgtggactttgctacacaacgcagtacatattatgacgttcaatctttgagagaattatttgacaacgtttcagtcggaaatattttatcgtttttaaagctgataggaatatatcaaaaaatctaacacttcttatttttatttacatcttgcaatattattatgtttgcagctgatattttaacacacacgtacatacatttttacattactgcttttagatatgctttacatttttacatggatgcttttagatatgttttacattattcatagtgttctttacatttttacatggatgtttttaggtatgctttacatttttacatcaatgtttaggctttacagttggcgtttgcaatatgacttcttctcggcgatatatgaccattttgtgtcgactcgccgtaaaacccaactcactcactcactcactcacacactacttttaaatatagatattctTTTTTGAAGCCTGTCAAAAGTTCTATATTGCAGGAAAGTAATATTTGAAACCAAACACGTTACTGTTAAATCACTTTGAAATAAATGCTTTGCTTACATTATCTTTTAATTTACGTTTGTTCTAGTTATtagtaatgtaaaatatattaatcaGGAAATTAGGGGTCCACACAACTATTGCCCTTATTATTGTCATCAAGCTATATATGAgtcgcaacatgagaaaaccaatatagtgcattggcgaccagcatgggtccagaccagtctgcgcaggCTGGtagggatccatgctggtcgcaaatgcactacgttggttttctcatggtgcggctcatataaagatTGTTTTAGGTAAGAGGCCAACCTTTCTTGCCAGAGGAACAGGTACCTCTTAAGCCCAGTTCTCGTTATAGTGTTGATACGAAGGAACATGCTTTTGGGTAAGGGACCTCAAAGGACAAGATcactttgaataattttaaaaactcCAACCACTGAAGAACTCATTCCTCCATCAAAAGATTTAGATATTACTCGGAACAAATGTTCTTAATAATGATGTGCCGCGTGAAACCCAAATATgaatctcaaaggtcaaggccccCCTCTAAGGTCAAAGATGAAAAAATCAAAGGGTACTGGTATTTCTTGGCATATATCTCCTTTTAATAAGGTGCCGTGTCGCGGACAAAGCACATGTCTGTATCACAAAGGATCATATGTTTGCGATTATtcaagacattttgaaatttcttggcaAAATTGTTacacaaaacaaaattacatttcGTACTCAGGACCCAGTCATGTGGCCACATTCTGAAATCAGTGTGGGCTATATTTCTGTTTACGGCCATAATTCTACTTTCCTTAAAGGGATTTACATATTACTTTACACACAGTTTAGCCAAAAGAAGATGGTCTCTTACTGAATGTCAGTGTGACACTTAGAGTCAAAGATTTATAGGGTCTGTTTCATAACTCGGACATCTTTCTGTAGGTATCAATATTATTTAGCatacatttttgcataaatatatttttgtcgcGTGCAATACTAACCAAAAGCCCAACATAGAAAAATACCACAGCCCCCATCccccaacacgacataaaaggAAATGTTAACGGCTtggtttgaatgagcctgttctTGAAAGGttgtggaaatgcaagctaccgttcgCGCCCtcaagccccgggttgagcagaactcaacatttacacatgttacaagtaccaaaatataATGTAGAGACAtgcgcagatgtattcatatttCGGTGCACATGGACCTTCAATGATACGCAAAGTGCAATTCCATGGAAAGCGGCGAATGGTCCCAAGTTAAAAGAAGTCATTTCAAGCACAAAATAAATGTGAATGGGAGCTTTTATTAACCAAAAGTCCATGTCACAATGTCAAGTCTTTAAATGTAGTACCAATAACTTGAAATGAATCAGTGTTTCCATATAGAATCAAAGTAATACGCGCAAGATCCAGATCAAACGCTCCAATTTTTCAACCAAGTAGGTCGTATGTTGTGTAAAAGGTGGTTACTCTGTCATTTTTCACTGCTTTTGACATCTAAGCGAACTGTCTTTACGTCAGGATTTTCTAATAACCATTGTGTTTGACATGGAAATTTTGCACAataaaactgaatgaaaataatataatttgtCTTGCAGGAATCGTGTTTTCACCTTCGAAATGCTGACAGTATTGAAACTACAGATAGCAGTGGTTGTTTTTATAGCCAACATTTTCTTGATATGTTGTAGAAATAATGATCAAGAGGACTTGACACGTATTTACAAGAACCTTCTTGACAATGAACACTTTAATTTAGAAAACCTTGCTGAGGAATATAGTAAAGTTTGTCCATTTGGCGTTGACGATTACCGACTTGGAAACTGTCCTAATTGCAGTTATGAACCAGACTGTATCATCAACAACAAATGCTGTCCTGACGTTATATACGGTTAcctggattacaaatgtgtgagTGTGGTTCAACGAGAAGGAAAAAGCTCGTTTAATGCTACATCATACTCTATGATAGCGTCTTGTCCAAGTTCTTCGAGAGGTTCAGGTCGCCCGTCTCAAAATAGTAAAGAAGAAATTCCAGTAACATCTCTCATTACGGGGTTAACGTATCAAACCAAACAGTTTGCAAGATGTAACGACGACGATAACTCACTTATTACATGGAATACGTCTTTTCATTGTCTTGAAACGTTACCGCCATGGGGAGAGCCAATACAGATTACCTCGTTCGAAGACCTTGTACAAAATATCGAGCTATTCAACTGCGAAATCAGATTCTCTATTACAGCAGCAAATGTTCCACTTGCAGCTGTTTGCAGTGGTGGTGAAGAGTACTACAACAACAAAGTCTTCATAAAACCCAAACGTCTGGTAAACGAGTGTAATATGACAGGTCTTTGGGAACATTTTGACCCAGATAATGTTTTTTGCTATATCTGTAATCCCGGGTTGTCTTTTCAATACTATAAAACGAAACCTGTAATTAGTACATGTAATTGGATCAAAagtaatatagatattaaaaatgCCTGCACGAGGAGAGAGCAGACGCCATATTATTTGccatttaaaaatgtcttctgCAAATTGTGTAACATTATGCCCAATTCATTTTTCTCCGTCAATGACGAATTGTATGACACTTGGGTACATGCTAGGAATATAAGCGAACAAACCGTTGCTGAAACAGTTGGTGGATTGTTTCATAGCGAAAACTCCAATGATTTTGATACAGAACTGATTGGGAATATAAGCTATAATTCAACAAACTACTCTTGTCTCATTCctttacagaaaatgaatggaAGTACACGAAGTAATGCCAGGAAAATATCAAATTGTGACCGTGGCAACACGAATGATGATGTTGAAGTTCCACTTTACAATTGTTCAAGCATGTTTCAAAAATATCTGATTAACGGAAAAAGTGGGTTAAATGTGTTTAATAGAAGCCAGATAACGGATACATTATATTTCAGCTATATACTTTACATCTATCTGTGCGATGACTCAGTTGAAATTAATAGGTTTTGTGAGGTTGACACTGAAGAACAAATTTGTTCATTAAAATCTAACCAATCAGAAAGGGCTATATCTTGCATGTTATGTCAAACAGGAgacatatatttttttgactATCACTATAGAGGTTCAGGATTTGATGTATTAATGAAGAACACGTGCTCGAATTTGTTGGAAGACGTTTTATTTCTTGACATTATCTCGCTTCTTGTAGCGGCACGTGAGTCTGGTTGCTCCATATGGTTTGTTCCCACAGGAATTCGAGATTCTGATTACTTTGAAGTACTTAACGAAAGTGATGAATGTTTCGATTTACCATTTATTGATATTAAAACTTGTATGAACAATATGGGCACGTATTACTTTGGCTCTTACAGAAAACTATTTTCTCTATTGAATAATGACTGGGAAACGGTACTGCGCTTTGAAAAACGAGTACCAATAGAGATAACACAATGTGCAAAAACCAACGCCTCATCAACAAATCAGACGAACGTAAGGCTTGAAACTTATTGCAACTATATATCAATGTTATTTCGACTAATTTTAAAACTTCAGATTCCCTTTTTTACGTTTCGTACATACATGTGCAAGTTCATTGTGATCGTTTAAAAATTCAACGAAAAAGTAGTAACGTTAATACagatcgcgggcttagcgcaatacggttgtaacttatatgaaataaagaaggaggtacaaccgttttgcgctaagcccacgaaatatacatttttatatgaatagaTAAATATTCCAATATTCTCGCTTGGAAACCAAAGatgattttatatatgttttattctatttcattattgttttccAGGAATCGTGTCGAGAAATACTATGCTCAGAAGGTCATGTTTTAGTCAACGATTCATGCATAAACGAATACGATACGTACGGAAATGTGCTATATGAACTAAGTTACAGATATGTGGTCTCAAATATGGAAGAGAACGCTGTGTTATTCCGGGATGGCAGCATAAGTCGAGCTTATGGAACAACTTTTGAGAGCAGCATCAACATAACAGACATATGTGAGGGCATTCAGGGCATCATCCAAGGTTTAACGAGAATAGTTCCTATACAATTCAAGAATGCGAGGTAAAGACAGACCTGAATTGTTCCGGAGATTATATTGCAAGCATAGTTGTTGGCTCaaatttagaaatatctttatCCATTTTAATCCATTTTACGAACGAGTTGCCTGTAATTGAGAGAATTCTTGTTGATTCTTTGACACAATCTTTTGCTGTTAGTATTGATAGAGATTCCTTTGTCACATTAACACTCACGCCTTTGGACCTACGTTTGAAGAATACAATACATCCACGATGTAGTGTAAGGCTTGTTCATGAAACTGCTGCTTCGTTTATTTCTAAACTGGTTATTGTAAACCAACTCCTGATATGCCCTCAGATTGAGCTATTAAAACATGAATACATTATTGATAATGC
It encodes the following:
- the LOC128552488 gene encoding uncharacterized protein LOC128552488, whose amino-acid sequence is MLTVLKLQIAVVVFIANIFLICCRNNDQEDLTRIYKNLLDNEHFNLENLAEEYSKVCPFGVDDYRLGNCPNCSYEPDCIINNKCCPDVIYGYLDYKCVSVVQREGKSSFNATSYSMIASCPSSSRGSGRPSQNSKEEIPVTSLITGLTYQTKQFARCNDDDNSLITWNTSFHCLETLPPWGEPIQITSFEDLVQNIELFNCEIRFSITAANVPLAAVCSGGEEYYNNKVFIKPKRLVNECNMTGLWEHFDPDNVFCYICNPGLSFQYYKTKPVISTCNWIKSNIDIKNACTRREQTPYYLPFKNVFCKLCNIMPNSFFSVNDELYDTWVHARNISEQTVAETVGGLFHSENSNDFDTELIGNISYNSTNYSCLIPLQKMNGSTRSNARKISNCDRGNTNDDVEVPLYNCSSMFQKYLINGKSGLNVFNRSQITDTLYFSYILYIYLCDDSVEINRFCEVDTEEQICSLKSNQSERAISCMLCQTGDIYFFDYHYRGSGFDVLMKNTCSNLLEDVLFLDIISLLVAARESGCSIWNRVEKYYAQKVMF